One Haliaeetus albicilla chromosome 11, bHalAlb1.1, whole genome shotgun sequence genomic window carries:
- the LOC104319662 gene encoding nucleolar RNA helicase 2 produces MGAAWGRAARLGFPAARVAAAPVSDRRRLGWLAGAGGGPLLLLAAAALPRRPVRPPAALGAAPHFLRAGAGRGSWGRRYETGGSAAVDLPGEQPAAMPAAGPAASPAEPQAPAGDESLRRGRRRKVKEETQEKKVKRRERLKRRGKAEGEQAQPEESELGDRDLEPPLPKKTKKVKEKSNGSERTVKPSSAVSDDATSLAAQSTSGDDVTAGEQDGDAEELTEEAKEGAFSNFPLSQNTINLLKARGVKYLFPVQVKTFQPIYDGKDLIAQARTGTGKTFSFALPLTEKLQSVSQDGRRGRAPKVLVLVPTRELATQVARDFKSLTRKLSVACFYGGTPYKEQLDLLKSGIDILVGTPGRIKDHIQNSKLELSDVKHVVLDEVDHMLDMGFAEQVEEILGFAYKKGSENNPQTLLFSATCPRWVYDVAKKYMKDEYEQIDLIGKKTQRTATTVEHLAIQCRSSQRAGVLGDIIQVYSGSHGRTIVFCETKKEANELAMNASLKQDAQSLHGDIPQKQREVTLKGFRNGVFEVLIATNVAARGLDIPEVDLVIQCSPPKDVDSYIHRSGRTGRAGRTGICICLFQRREEDLLKQVEHKAGITFKRIGVPSATDVIKASSNDAKKLLEAIPPSAVDYFRKSAQELIDEKGAVAALAAALAHISGASYIQQRSLLNSTAGFVTMVLTCSIEMRAMGYAWRGLKEQLGEEVDNKVSGMRFLKGKMGVCFDIPAGELSNIQEQWRDTRRWQLSVAKELPELEEYPQEAGRGFSRFGNGRQGDGGFKRNNWFKNGNRGHDFNRSLD; encoded by the exons ATGGGGGCTGCGTGGGGCCGCGCTGCGCGGCTGGGTTTCCCCGCGGCCCGGGTGGCAGCGGCCCCGGTCAGCGATCGGCGGCGGCTGGGCTGGCTGGCCGGCGCCGGAGGGGGCCCGCTGTTgctgctggcggcggcggcgctgccccGCCGGCCGGTCCGCCCGCCGGCCGCCCTCGGGGCCGCGCCTCACTTCCTGCgcgccggggcggggcgcggaTCGTGGGGCCGCCGCTACGAGACGGGTGGCAGCGCCGCCGTAGACCTTCCCGGGGAGCAGCCGGCCGCCATGCCCGCCGCCGGTCCCGCCGCCAGCCCCGCCGAACCGCAGGCGCCGGCGGGCGACGAGTCCCTCCGCCGCGGCCGCAGGAGGAAAGTCAAG GAGGAGACCCAGGAGAAGAAGGTGAAGCGGCGGGAGAGGCTGAAGCGGCGCGGTAAGGCTGAGGGCGAGCAGGCCCAGCCCGAGGAGAGCGAGCTGGGCGACCGTGACCTTGAGCCCCCCCTGCCCAAGAAGACCAAAAAAGTCAAGGAGAAGAGCAACGGCTCCGAGCGCACGGTGAAACCTTCCTCCGCTGTAAGCGACGATGCGACGTCGCTGGCAGCCCAGAGCACGTCTGGTGACGACGTGACCGCTGGAGAGCAGGACGGCGACGCAGAG GAGCTGACAGAAGAAGCAAAAGAAGGCGCCTTCTCCAattttcctctctcccaaaACACCATCAACCTTCTCAAAG CTCGAGGTGTAAAATACCTGTTCCCTGTGCAAGTGAAGACTTTTCAGCCCATATATGATGGCAAAGACCTAATTGCTCAAGCTCGAACAGGAACTGggaaaaccttttcttttgctcttccGCTGACTGAAAAACTTCAGAGCGTCTCGCAAGATGGGAGAAGAGGCCGTGCACCAAAA GTGCTAGTTCTTGTTCCAACCAGGGAACTGGCCACTCAGGTAGCCAGAGACTTCAAGAGTCTCACCAGGAAACTGTCAGTGGCTTGTTTTTATGGAGGAACTCCATATAAAGAACAGC ttGATCTCCTTAAAAGTGGCATTGATATTCTAGTGGGAACTCCTGGACGGATCAAAGACCACATTCAGAATAGCAAGCTGGAACTTTCCGATGTGAAGCATGTTGTTTTGGATGAAGTTGATCACATGTTAGACATGGGCTTTGCTGAACAAGTGGAAGAAATCTTAGGATTTGCTtataaaaaag GTTCTGAGAACAACCCCCAGACgctgctgttttctgcaacTTGTCCACGATGGGTGTATGATGTggcaaaaaaatacatgaaagatGAATATGAACAGATTGACCTGATTGGAAAGAAGACTCAGAGGACTGCCACAACTGTGGAA CACTTGGCTATACAGTGTCGTTCATCTCAGAGAGCAGGAGTTCTTGGGGATATCATTCAAGTCTACAGTGGCAGCCATGGGCGGACCATTGTCTTTTGTGAGaccaaaaaggaagcaaatgaaCTAGCTATGAATGCTTCACTGAAACAG GATGCCCAGTCATTGCATGGTGACATtccacagaaacagagagaagttACTTTAAAAGGCTTTAGAAATGGTGTGTTTGAAGTTCTGATTGCAACAAATGTAGCTGCCCGTGGTTTGGATATTCCTGAGGTTGACCTTGTTATACAGTGTTCACCACCAAAA GATGTTGATTCCTATATCCATCGTTCTGGACGTACGGGTAGAGCCGGCCGGACCGGGATctgcatttgtttatttcagagaagagaagaagatCTTCTGAAACAAGTTGAGCACAAAGCG GGGATTACATTTAAGCGTATAGGTGTTCCCTCTGCTACAGATGTAATTAAAGCTTCAAGTAATGATGCCAAAAA GTTGTTGGAGGCCATTCCTCCTTCTGCAGTAGACTACTTCAGAAAATCTGCTCAAGAGCTGATAGATGAAAAAGGTGCAGTtgctgctctggctgcagctctAGCCCATATTTCTGGGGCATCTTACATACAGCAGCGCTCCTTACTCAACTCAACTGCG GGCTTTGTGACGATGGTGTTAACGTGTTCCATAGAAATGCGTGCCATGGGCTATGCCTGGCGAGGACTAAAAGAACAGCTTGGTGAGGAAGTTGATAACAAAGTATCTGGAATGCGTTTCCTCAAGGGGAAGATG GGGGTGTGCTTTGATATCCCTGCTGGCGAACTGAGTAACATACAG GAACAGTGGAGGGACACCAGGCGCTGGCAGCTGTCGGTGGCAAAGGAATTGCCTGAGCTGGAAGAGTACCCCCAGGAGGCGGGACGAGGGTTCTCCAGGTTCGGAAATGGGAGGCAAGGTGACGGTGGCTTCAAGAGAAACAACTGGTTTAAGAATGGAAACCGGGGACATGATTTTAACAGGTCACTTGATTAA